One window from the genome of Musa acuminata AAA Group cultivar baxijiao chromosome BXJ1-4, Cavendish_Baxijiao_AAA, whole genome shotgun sequence encodes:
- the LOC135643556 gene encoding scarecrow-like protein 15, with amino-acid sequence MKHSEARTDSPRTHRRLAVPSKPLLLDSSPDNLNTNSILFAPNLFYEPTSVLDPRLTSRFVTAPSAAPAGVCDPPLLFRGGGNSHHHFPSSDEWYTASWLLPETPDLSPLPDDVNPSFLNFHFDIPFDSFAAGDLVSSPSPGFDRSQLESLIRAAYYLESNDFDAARVILSRLNQHIPSTVVSPLQRAVSLFKEALLGLLCPSTTEPPIPALELVRHIDDHKVFSDLSPVPHFATFTATQILIETLDGGARSIHLVDFDFGLGVQWSSFAQELAERSGASLSSPPAVRITAVIAEESAETAFAAENLRDFARNLKISLVVNFVRVGGLGKLALNDIVLSGAGEPTAVVLTPSAFRLFSSGDGAQVSTATLLRFVRHASPRVVVFVDTDGGATSGVAGAHPTLSLQRRVSEGVGHYAALLESVAEAAAATGAGEGAVQQVERAVVRPWVAATVGEWPVRLGLWREMLAGAGWVPLHLSEIAESQAKCLVQRAPVDGHHVARRNRALVLSWRGRELASTSAWRC; translated from the coding sequence ATGAAGCATTCCGAGGCCCGCACTGACTCCCCTCGGACTCATCGCCGGTTGGCTGTGCCTTCCAAACCCCTCCTCCTCGACTCCTCTCCCGACAACCTCAATACTAACAGCATCCTCTTCGCGCCCAACCTCTTCTACGAGCCCACCTCCGTCCTCGACCCACGCCTCACCTCCAGGTTTGTCACCGCCCCATCGGCCGCACCCGCCGGCGTCTGCGACCCCCCTCTCCTCTTCCGAGGCGGCGGCAACTCTCACCACCACTTCCCCTCCTCGGACGAATGGTACACCGCCTCCTGGTTGCTTCCTGAAACCCCTGACCTTTCCCCCCTTCCCGACGACGTCAACCCCTCCTTCCTCAACTTCCACTTTGACATCCCCTTCGACTCTTTCGCCGCCGGCGACCTCGTTTCGTCGCCGTCCCCCGGCTTCGACCGTTCCCAGCTCGAGTCGCTCATCCGCGCCGCCTATTACCTGGAATCCAACGATTTCGACGCGGCACGCGTGATATTGTCGCGGCTCAATCAACACATACCCTCTACGGTAGTCTCCCCTCTCCAAAGAGCTGTCTCTCTCTTCAAGGAGGCGCTCTTGGGCCTGCTCTGCCCCTCCACCACCGAGCCGCCCATCCCTGCCCTGGAGCTCGTACGACACATCGATGACCATAAGGTCTTCTCGGACCTCTCTCCCGTTCCTCACTTCGCCACCTTCACCGCCACCCAGATCCTCATCGAGACGCTCGACGGTGGCGCCCGGTCCATCCACCTCGTTGACTTCGATTTCGGCCTCGGCGTGCAGTGGTCGTCCTTCGCGCAGGAGCTCGCCGAGAGGAGCGGCGCCTCCCTCTCCTCCCCGCCTGCCGTGCGCATCACAGCCGTCATCGCGGAGGAGTCCGCTGAGACGGCTTTTGCGGCGGAGAACCTTCGCGACTTCGCCCGTAACCTCAAAATCAGCCTCGTCGTCAACTTCGTCCGCGTCGGCGGCCTCGGAAAGCTCGCCCTCAATGACATCGTCCTCTCCGGCGCCGGGGAGCCCACGGCCGTCGTCCTCACGCCCTCCGCATTTCGCCTCTTCAGCAGCGGCGACGGCGCACAGGTGTCCACCGCCACGCTACTCCGCTTCGTCCGCCATGCATCCCCGCGGGTCGTGGTGTTCGTCGACACGGACGGCGGCGCCACTTCCGGGGTAGCGGGCGCCCACCCCACGCTATCGCTGCAGCGGAGGGTGTCGGAGGGGGTGGGACACTATGCGGCGCTGCTGGAGTCGGTGGCGGAAGCGGCGGCCGCGACGGGAGCTGGGGAAGGGGCGGTGCAACAGGTGGAGCGGGCGGTGGTGCGGCCGTGGGTGGCGGCCACGGTGGGAGAGTGGCCGGTGCGGCTAGGCCTATGGCGAGAGATGCTCGCTGGGGCCGGATGGGTTCCCCTACACCTCAGCGAGATAGCCGAGTCGCAGGCCAAGTGTCTGGTGCAGCGAGCCCCGGTGGACGGCCACCACGTGGCGAGGAGAAACAGAGCCCTCGtgctgagctggagggggagggaGCTGGCATCCACGTCAGCCTGGAGATGCTAA